One Actinosynnema pretiosum DNA segment encodes these proteins:
- a CDS encoding glutaminyl-peptide cyclotransferase, whose product MRWFEVAVVPVVVVAVLSGCSSGGDGVRSTEPAGPSTPVTARPEVLGTIPHDPGAFTQGLEVSGDVLYEGTGLEGRSSIREVDPATGAVRRKLDLPSPLFGEGITVVGERIWQLTWRDGVAIERDRASLAEVRRVPYEGEGWGLCLDGDRLVMSDGTAELAFRDPATFEERGRVAVTRAGEPLEDLNELECVDGRVWANVWQTDEVVRIDPATGAVDLVADLSSLRPEGVPASDVLNGIASVPGSDEFLVTGKNWPSMFRVRLPAG is encoded by the coding sequence GTGCGCTGGTTCGAGGTGGCGGTGGTCCCGGTCGTGGTGGTGGCGGTGCTGTCGGGCTGCTCGTCCGGTGGGGACGGTGTTCGGTCGACCGAACCCGCTGGACCGTCCACACCGGTCACGGCGCGCCCGGAGGTCCTGGGAACGATCCCGCACGACCCCGGCGCGTTCACCCAGGGCCTGGAGGTCTCCGGGGACGTGCTCTACGAGGGCACCGGTCTGGAGGGCCGGTCGAGCATCCGCGAGGTCGACCCGGCCACCGGCGCGGTCCGCAGGAAGCTGGACCTGCCGTCGCCGCTGTTCGGCGAGGGGATCACCGTGGTGGGGGAGCGGATCTGGCAGCTCACCTGGCGCGACGGCGTGGCGATCGAGCGCGACCGGGCGTCGCTGGCCGAGGTCCGCCGCGTGCCCTACGAGGGCGAGGGCTGGGGCCTGTGCCTGGACGGGGACCGGCTGGTGATGAGCGACGGCACCGCCGAGCTGGCCTTCCGCGACCCGGCGACGTTCGAGGAGCGCGGGCGGGTCGCGGTGACGCGCGCCGGGGAGCCGCTGGAGGACCTGAACGAGCTGGAGTGCGTCGACGGCCGGGTGTGGGCGAACGTGTGGCAGACCGACGAGGTGGTGCGGATCGACCCGGCCACCGGCGCGGTCGACCTGGTGGCGGACCTGTCGTCGCTGCGCCCGGAGGGCGTGCCCGCGTCGGACGTGCTGAACGGGATCGCCTCGGTGCCCGGCTCGGACGAGTTCCTGGTCACGGGCAAGAACTGGCCGAGCATGTTCCGGGTGCGCCTCCCCGCTGGCTGA
- a CDS encoding DUF3027 domain-containing protein, producing the protein MTATPTQQPQPVLADPAAVRLARDAAQEEAGSEHVGAHVGVLVEDETSVTHFFEADHAGYRGWRWAVTVANAGEGTPVSVSEAVLLPGNDALVAPQWVPWNERVRAGDLGVGDLLPASPDDPRLAPGYVESEDPAVEEVALEVGLGRVRVLSREGVLDAAERWRGGDFGPRSEMARSAPAACGTCGFYLRIAGALGAAFGVCGNELTPADGHVVHVEYGCGAHSEVEVEGGSAVPVADVVYDDALLEVEVNEPVARSADDAVDVAADDVAADADGAAAGEGDTPGAVDEVERVSDTADATGVSARATAR; encoded by the coding sequence GTGACCGCCACGCCGACTCAGCAGCCCCAGCCAGTGCTCGCCGACCCCGCGGCCGTGCGGCTCGCGCGCGACGCGGCGCAGGAGGAAGCCGGATCGGAGCACGTGGGGGCCCACGTCGGCGTCCTCGTCGAGGACGAGACGTCGGTCACCCACTTCTTCGAGGCCGATCACGCCGGTTACCGGGGTTGGCGGTGGGCCGTCACGGTCGCCAACGCGGGGGAGGGCACGCCGGTCTCGGTCAGCGAGGCCGTGCTGCTGCCCGGCAACGACGCGCTGGTCGCCCCGCAGTGGGTGCCGTGGAACGAGCGGGTCCGCGCGGGCGACCTCGGCGTCGGCGACCTGCTGCCCGCGTCCCCCGACGACCCCAGGCTCGCGCCCGGCTACGTCGAGTCCGAGGACCCGGCGGTCGAGGAGGTCGCGCTGGAGGTCGGCCTCGGCCGGGTGCGCGTGCTCTCCCGCGAGGGCGTGCTGGACGCCGCCGAGCGCTGGCGCGGCGGCGACTTCGGGCCGCGCAGCGAGATGGCGCGCAGCGCGCCCGCCGCGTGCGGGACCTGCGGGTTCTACCTGCGCATCGCCGGGGCGCTCGGGGCGGCGTTCGGGGTGTGCGGCAACGAGCTGACGCCCGCGGACGGGCACGTGGTGCACGTCGAGTACGGCTGCGGCGCGCACTCCGAGGTGGAGGTCGAGGGCGGTTCGGCGGTGCCGGTGGCGGACGTCGTGTACGACGACGCGCTGCTGGAGGTCGAGGTGAACGAGCCGGTGGCCCGGTCCGCCGACGATGCCGTCGACGTTGCCGCCGACGACGTTGCCGCCGACGCCGACGGCGCTGCCGCGGGCGAGGGCGACACGCCCGGCGCCGTGGACGAGGTCGAGCGGGTTTCCGACACCGCCGACGCGACCGGGGTCTCCGCGCGGGCGACAGCCCGGTGA
- a CDS encoding sacsin N-terminal ATP-binding-like domain-containing protein, which produces MSADHFGTEALRESVLAAWRGSPTRFREDANAEEDLRLGGYRDRLLVELAQNAADAAGAEPGVLRLSFVDGEFRAANTGAPLTADGVTALASLRASAKSSDAVGQFGVGFAAVLAVTDAPRVVSTSGGVAFSAARTREAVPELASKRGGDVPVLRLVWPTDEAGPPEGFTTEVRLPLTSADGDALLRECAEQAPDLLLALPGLRRVEVGSRAWDRAEDGDKVVITGPDGERAWLVHRVGGELPERFVQGVESRPVWSACWAYPVDGALGGEVLHAPTPTDEKLSLPARLIATLPVEPSRRRVLVGPAVEHVLAMAARAYPALVAALPAVERTALVPLPGFPLSEVDGVLRQGVLEALRDAEWLPKADGGWTSPRRAKVLDSPSEDLVDLLEDVVPGLLDAELVLPEHARALAALDVPRMPVAEVVAALAGIGGEPGWWHDVYTALQPWADVDSSAREELGSLPVPLADGRLVSGPRGVLMLDEPVDFELTGLRIAHPEAVHPLLLRLGAVEAGAAEVLDSDAVRDAVRHSGDDPDEDLVHGVLSLVARAGGRPWLGELVLPEAGGGWRRADELLLPDAPLREVLADDAPFGVLDAEFAADWPREVLSAVGAADGFTVLVDDEPTDPDHDLADEADWWDAADEPPSRVVGVRDLDLVAEGKWTRALELMASDPEVWRAVAQRDGYTGWWLARYARIDGRAPRAWRLPGAVELEGLYDPVGSELPAHVLAAAGVRTELVVHDEDDVVDLLARLGDAERVVPDALVLKAHAALAEVAPDVREGAVEPPDRVRVLTGAVVSADDVVVPDLPWLLAVLPGEQVLAADGGAAELAELLELPLASEEVVGALRSEGDEVVWAELGAVRVACALLGVELPRGTVVVHDELVVHAEGEEHEVPWWVDGEVVHAADTPEGLARALAWTTGRWGDRHTFAALISEPTPAVLLG; this is translated from the coding sequence GTGAGCGCGGACCACTTCGGCACCGAGGCCCTGCGGGAGTCGGTGCTCGCCGCCTGGCGCGGTTCGCCCACCCGCTTCCGGGAGGACGCCAACGCCGAGGAGGACCTGAGGCTCGGCGGGTACCGCGACCGGCTGCTGGTCGAGCTGGCGCAGAACGCGGCCGACGCCGCGGGCGCGGAGCCCGGCGTGCTGCGGTTGTCCTTCGTGGACGGCGAGTTCCGCGCGGCCAACACCGGCGCGCCGCTGACCGCCGACGGCGTGACGGCGCTCGCGTCGCTGCGCGCCTCCGCGAAGAGCTCCGACGCGGTCGGCCAGTTCGGCGTGGGCTTCGCGGCCGTGCTGGCGGTGACGGACGCGCCGCGCGTGGTGTCCACGTCCGGCGGGGTCGCGTTCTCCGCCGCGCGCACCCGCGAGGCGGTGCCGGAGCTGGCGTCCAAGCGCGGCGGCGACGTGCCCGTGCTGCGCCTGGTGTGGCCGACCGACGAGGCAGGCCCGCCCGAGGGCTTCACCACCGAGGTCCGGCTGCCGCTCACCTCCGCGGACGGCGACGCCCTGCTGCGCGAGTGCGCCGAGCAGGCGCCCGACCTGCTGCTCGCCCTCCCCGGCCTGCGCCGGGTCGAGGTCGGGTCGCGGGCCTGGGACCGCGCCGAGGACGGCGACAAGGTCGTGATCACCGGTCCGGACGGCGAGCGCGCCTGGCTGGTGCACCGGGTCGGCGGCGAGCTGCCCGAGCGCTTCGTGCAGGGCGTCGAGTCCCGGCCGGTGTGGTCGGCGTGCTGGGCCTACCCGGTCGACGGCGCCCTCGGCGGCGAGGTGCTGCACGCGCCGACCCCCACCGACGAGAAGCTGTCCCTGCCCGCGCGCCTGATCGCCACGCTGCCCGTCGAGCCGTCCCGCCGCCGGGTGCTGGTCGGCCCGGCCGTCGAGCACGTGCTGGCGATGGCGGCGCGGGCCTACCCGGCGCTGGTGGCCGCGCTGCCCGCCGTGGAGCGGACCGCGCTGGTGCCGCTGCCCGGCTTCCCGCTGTCCGAAGTGGACGGTGTGCTGCGGCAGGGCGTGCTGGAAGCGCTGCGGGACGCCGAGTGGCTGCCCAAGGCGGACGGCGGCTGGACCTCGCCGAGGCGGGCGAAGGTGCTGGACTCGCCGTCCGAGGACCTGGTCGACCTGCTGGAGGACGTGGTCCCCGGCCTGCTGGACGCCGAGCTGGTGCTGCCCGAGCACGCGCGGGCGCTGGCCGCGCTGGACGTGCCGAGGATGCCGGTGGCCGAGGTGGTGGCCGCGCTGGCGGGCATCGGCGGCGAGCCGGGCTGGTGGCACGACGTGTACACGGCGCTCCAGCCGTGGGCGGACGTGGACTCGTCCGCGCGCGAGGAGCTGGGCTCGCTCCCGGTGCCGCTCGCGGACGGCAGGCTGGTCAGCGGTCCGCGCGGCGTGCTGATGCTGGACGAGCCGGTCGACTTCGAGCTGACGGGGCTGCGCATCGCGCACCCGGAGGCCGTGCACCCGCTGCTGCTGCGCCTCGGCGCGGTGGAGGCGGGGGCGGCCGAGGTGCTCGACTCGGACGCGGTCCGCGACGCCGTGCGGCACAGCGGCGACGACCCGGACGAGGACCTGGTGCACGGGGTCCTGTCCCTGGTGGCGCGCGCGGGCGGCCGGCCGTGGCTGGGCGAGCTGGTCCTGCCGGAGGCGGGCGGCGGCTGGCGGCGCGCGGACGAGCTGCTGCTGCCGGACGCGCCGCTGCGCGAGGTGCTGGCCGACGACGCGCCGTTCGGCGTGCTGGACGCGGAGTTCGCGGCGGACTGGCCGCGCGAGGTGCTGTCGGCGGTGGGCGCGGCGGACGGCTTCACGGTGCTGGTCGACGACGAGCCGACCGACCCCGACCACGACCTGGCCGACGAGGCGGACTGGTGGGACGCCGCCGACGAGCCGCCCTCGCGGGTGGTGGGCGTGCGCGACCTGGACCTGGTGGCCGAGGGGAAGTGGACCAGGGCGCTGGAGCTGATGGCGTCCGACCCCGAGGTGTGGCGCGCGGTCGCGCAGCGCGACGGGTACACCGGGTGGTGGCTGGCGCGGTACGCGCGGATCGACGGTCGGGCGCCCCGCGCGTGGCGGCTGCCGGGGGCGGTGGAGCTGGAGGGGCTGTACGACCCGGTGGGCTCCGAGCTGCCCGCGCACGTCCTTGCGGCTGCCGGGGTGCGGACCGAGCTGGTGGTGCACGACGAGGACGACGTGGTCGACCTGCTGGCGCGGTTGGGCGACGCGGAGCGGGTGGTGCCGGACGCGCTGGTGCTGAAGGCGCACGCGGCGCTGGCGGAGGTCGCGCCGGACGTGCGGGAGGGGGCCGTCGAGCCGCCGGACCGCGTGCGGGTGCTGACCGGGGCGGTGGTGTCCGCGGACGACGTGGTGGTGCCGGACCTGCCGTGGCTGCTGGCGGTCCTGCCGGGCGAGCAGGTGCTCGCGGCGGACGGCGGGGCGGCGGAGCTGGCGGAGCTGCTGGAGCTGCCGCTGGCGTCCGAGGAGGTCGTGGGGGCGCTGCGGAGCGAGGGCGACGAGGTGGTGTGGGCGGAGCTGGGCGCGGTGCGCGTGGCCTGCGCGCTGCTGGGCGTCGAGCTGCCTAGGGGGACCGTGGTGGTGCACGACGAGCTGGTGGTCCACGCGGAGGGCGAGGAGCACGAGGTGCCGTGGTGGGTGGACGGGGAGGTGGTCCACGCGGCGGACACCCCGGAGGGGTTGGCGCGGGCGTTGGCGTGGACGACCGGGCGGTGGGGGGATCGGCACACGTTCGCGGCGTTGATCAGCGAGCCGACGCCTGCGGTGCTGTTGGGGTGA
- a CDS encoding DUF2530 domain-containing protein, translating to MAELPPPPPLPPRLTDPVPPIVVGSALWLVGLVITLLVGAPTMAVWTCAAGGALGVIGFGIFAWQRSAARRGSRTAQSGLQ from the coding sequence GTGGCCGAACTCCCCCCTCCACCCCCTCTCCCACCCCGCCTGACCGACCCGGTGCCCCCGATCGTGGTAGGCAGCGCGTTGTGGCTGGTGGGCCTGGTGATCACCCTGCTGGTCGGGGCGCCCACGATGGCGGTGTGGACCTGCGCGGCAGGCGGCGCACTCGGGGTAATCGGCTTCGGCATCTTCGCCTGGCAACGCTCAGCCGCCCGCAGGGGCTCACGAACCGCGCAGAGCGGGCTGCAGTAG
- a CDS encoding NCS2 family permease produces MGLDGFFKITERGSSVGREVRGGVVTFVAMAYIVVLNPLILGSFSADDPSAKTDITGAILPVPQVAAVTALVAGVMTILFGLIANYPFALAAGLGINSFVAVTLAPQMTWPEAMGLVVVNGIVVLLLVLTGVRTAVFNAVPNELKAAIAVGIGLFICFIGLVDAGFVRRVPDAAGTTVPVGLGIGGSIASWPTLVFVVGLLVTGVLVARKVRGAILIGVLSTAVFSIVLEAVVKAGPSAGTNPKGWNLGYPAVPDSFFSLPDLSLVGEFSFGAWTRLPALAAALLVFTLVLTDFFDTVGTMTGLGKEGELIKEDGQLPNVSKALLVDGVGAVAGGAASSSSNTVFIESASGIAEGARTGLANVVTGLLFLVAMFFTPLYEVIPVEAAAPALVIVGALMVAQVKEIDFSDFSIALPAFLTIVVMPFTYSIANGIGAGFISYVLLRALTGRARSVHPLMWGTAVAFVVYFGIGPVQALIMG; encoded by the coding sequence ATGGGCCTGGACGGCTTCTTCAAAATCACCGAGCGCGGGTCATCCGTGGGGCGCGAGGTGCGCGGTGGGGTGGTCACCTTCGTCGCGATGGCCTACATCGTGGTCCTCAACCCCCTGATCCTCGGCAGCTTCTCCGCCGACGACCCGTCCGCGAAGACCGACATCACCGGCGCGATCCTGCCCGTCCCGCAGGTCGCGGCCGTCACCGCGCTGGTCGCGGGCGTGATGACCATCCTGTTCGGGCTCATCGCCAACTACCCGTTCGCGCTCGCGGCCGGTCTGGGCATCAACTCGTTCGTGGCGGTCACCCTCGCCCCGCAGATGACCTGGCCCGAGGCCATGGGCCTGGTCGTGGTCAACGGCATCGTGGTGCTCCTGCTCGTCCTCACCGGGGTGCGCACGGCCGTGTTCAACGCGGTGCCGAACGAGCTGAAGGCGGCCATCGCGGTCGGCATCGGGCTCTTCATCTGCTTCATCGGCCTGGTCGACGCCGGGTTCGTGCGCCGCGTCCCGGACGCCGCGGGCACCACCGTCCCGGTCGGCCTCGGCATCGGCGGGTCGATCGCGTCCTGGCCCACGCTCGTCTTCGTGGTCGGCCTGCTGGTCACCGGCGTCCTGGTCGCCCGCAAGGTCCGGGGCGCGATCCTGATCGGCGTGCTGTCCACCGCGGTCTTCTCCATCGTGCTGGAGGCGGTCGTCAAGGCCGGTCCGTCGGCGGGCACCAACCCGAAGGGGTGGAACCTCGGCTACCCGGCGGTGCCGGACAGCTTCTTCAGCCTGCCCGACCTGTCCCTGGTCGGCGAGTTCTCGTTCGGCGCCTGGACCCGCCTGCCCGCGCTGGCCGCCGCCCTGCTGGTGTTCACGCTCGTGCTCACCGACTTCTTCGACACCGTGGGCACCATGACGGGCCTCGGCAAGGAGGGCGAGCTGATCAAGGAGGACGGGCAGCTGCCCAACGTCAGCAAGGCCCTGCTGGTCGACGGCGTCGGCGCGGTCGCGGGCGGCGCGGCGTCGTCCTCGTCGAACACGGTGTTCATCGAGTCCGCCTCCGGCATCGCCGAGGGCGCCCGCACGGGCCTGGCGAACGTGGTCACCGGCCTGCTGTTCCTGGTCGCGATGTTCTTCACCCCGCTCTACGAGGTCATCCCGGTCGAAGCCGCCGCGCCCGCGCTGGTGATCGTCGGCGCGCTGATGGTCGCCCAGGTCAAGGAGATCGACTTCTCCGACTTCTCGATCGCGCTGCCCGCGTTCCTGACCATCGTCGTCATGCCGTTCACCTACTCGATCGCCAACGGCATCGGCGCGGGCTTCATCAGCTACGTGCTGCTGCGCGCGCTGACCGGGCGGGCCCGCAGCGTGCACCCGCTGATGTGGGGCACGGCGGTGGCGTTCGTCGTGTACTTCGGCATCGGTCCGGTCCAGGCCCTGATCATGGGCTGA
- a CDS encoding MarR family winged helix-turn-helix transcriptional regulator, with amino-acid sequence MRYANYVAETDDHGLASRLRLAIIRLNRRLRAQRVNSTISLTQVSALSTLHKCGPLTPGELAAKEGVQPPSMTRVIAALEEFGFATRRPHPTDGRQAIVELSPSGMQYINAEVSAREAWLDQHLAELTPEDRAVLSRAAEIIDRMAGQ; translated from the coding sequence GTGAGGTATGCTAACTACGTGGCGGAGACCGACGACCATGGGCTGGCGAGCAGGCTGAGGCTCGCCATCATCAGGTTGAACCGGAGGCTCCGCGCGCAGCGGGTCAACTCCACGATCTCGCTCACCCAGGTGTCCGCGCTCTCCACGCTGCACAAGTGCGGACCGCTGACGCCGGGCGAGCTCGCGGCCAAGGAGGGCGTCCAGCCGCCGTCGATGACCAGGGTCATCGCCGCGCTGGAGGAGTTCGGCTTCGCCACCCGCAGGCCCCACCCCACGGACGGCCGCCAGGCCATCGTGGAGCTGAGCCCCAGCGGGATGCAGTACATCAACGCGGAGGTGTCCGCGCGGGAGGCCTGGCTGGACCAGCACCTCGCGGAGCTGACACCCGAGGACAGGGCGGTGCTCTCCAGGGCCGCCGAGATCATCGACAGGATGGCGGGGCAGTAA
- a CDS encoding MFS transporter has translation MPAYAEGSQTDRPGRDTALPPPKRKRSGTFSSLKVRNYRLYASGQVVSLVGLWMQRVAQDWLVLELSGGDPVALGFAAALQFAPTLLLSLWAGVLADRLDKRRLLLALETGLGLCALALGLLEVLGAAELWHVYLLCLLLGAVSAVETPVRQSFVVEMVGRDQLTNAVALNSMTFNLARMVGPAVAGGLIVVIGGTGWVFLINAASFVAVIAGLLLMRPAELHRGEPVPREPGQLREGLRYVRKRPDLVILLFLVFFVSTFGLNFYVTLAVLARNTFGGDADAYGLLSTLLAVGTLAGATLAARRSARGAKPRPVLLVVGALAFGVLEVVAGLMPTLWLVGLVLIPVGVAMMTFTTTANATVQLSVTPAMRGRVMGLYMLVFLGGNPVGGPVMGWLADHFTARAPLVVGGAVSIVAALVGALVLSRRGGMALPAVRLSRRRAGPDRAAPAAAPEA, from the coding sequence GTGCCTGCTTATGCGGAGGGCTCGCAGACCGATCGACCCGGTCGAGACACGGCGCTACCTCCGCCGAAGCGCAAGCGATCAGGCACGTTCAGCTCCCTGAAGGTCCGCAACTACCGGCTCTACGCCTCCGGCCAGGTCGTCTCGCTGGTCGGGCTGTGGATGCAGCGCGTCGCCCAGGACTGGCTGGTCCTGGAGCTGTCCGGCGGCGACCCGGTCGCGCTCGGCTTCGCCGCCGCCCTCCAGTTCGCCCCCACCCTGCTGCTGTCGCTGTGGGCGGGCGTGCTCGCCGACCGGCTCGACAAGCGCCGCCTGCTGCTCGCGCTGGAGACGGGTCTGGGCCTGTGCGCGCTCGCGCTCGGCCTGCTGGAGGTCCTCGGCGCCGCCGAGCTGTGGCACGTCTACCTGCTGTGCCTGCTGCTCGGCGCGGTGTCCGCCGTGGAGACGCCGGTGCGCCAGTCGTTCGTGGTCGAGATGGTCGGCCGCGACCAGCTCACCAACGCGGTCGCGCTCAACTCGATGACGTTCAACCTGGCCCGCATGGTCGGGCCGGCCGTCGCGGGCGGCCTGATCGTGGTCATCGGCGGCACCGGCTGGGTCTTCCTGATCAACGCCGCCAGCTTCGTCGCGGTGATCGCGGGCCTGCTGCTGATGCGCCCCGCCGAGCTGCACCGGGGCGAGCCGGTGCCCAGGGAGCCCGGCCAGCTCCGCGAGGGCCTGCGCTACGTGCGCAAGCGCCCCGACCTGGTGATCCTGCTGTTCCTGGTGTTCTTCGTGAGCACGTTCGGGTTGAACTTCTACGTCACCCTCGCCGTGCTGGCCCGCAACACCTTCGGCGGCGACGCCGACGCGTACGGGCTGCTGTCCACGCTGCTCGCGGTCGGCACCCTGGCGGGCGCGACGCTGGCCGCCCGGCGCAGCGCGCGCGGCGCGAAGCCGCGGCCGGTGCTGCTGGTCGTGGGCGCGCTGGCGTTCGGCGTGCTGGAGGTCGTCGCCGGGCTGATGCCCACGCTGTGGCTGGTCGGGTTGGTGCTGATCCCGGTCGGCGTGGCCATGATGACCTTCACGACCACCGCCAACGCGACCGTGCAGCTGTCCGTCACGCCCGCCATGCGCGGCCGGGTGATGGGGCTGTACATGCTGGTCTTCCTGGGCGGCAACCCGGTCGGCGGGCCCGTCATGGGCTGGCTGGCCGACCACTTCACCGCCCGCGCGCCGCTCGTGGTCGGCGGCGCGGTCTCGATCGTGGCCGCGCTGGTCGGCGCGCTCGTGCTCAGCCGCCGGGGTGGGATGGCGCTGCCCGCGGTGCGGCTGTCCCGGCGCAGGGCCGGGCCGGACCGGGCCGCGCCCGCCGCCGCACCCGAGGCGTGA
- a CDS encoding MFS transporter, producing MTATGAPRTPRVGAFSSLRSRNYRLYASGQLVSLVGLWMERVAQDWLVLQLSGGDPIALGVATALQFGPVLALSMWAGVLADRLDKRLLLIGLQSGMAVLALVLGLVDLSGVAQLWHVYSLCLAGGVLSAVEAPVRQSFAVEMVGREQVANAVALNSMTFNAARMIGPAAAGGLIVVVGTGWIFLIRAASFAGVLAGLALMRAAELHRGAPVAKAGGQLAEGLRYLRGRPDLVAVMLVVFLVGVFGLNFHVSLALLASDTFDGDADAYGLLTTTMAVGTLAGAAMAARRSAPGPRLLVGGAAAFGVLELLSGLMPTVLTAALALIPVGAAMMTFTTTANSTVQLAVAPGMRGRVMGVYMTVFMGSAPLSGLLTGWVADRFDARAPLVLGGAVSVLAAGLGALVLARANRMGDTSSQSSEVRLT from the coding sequence GTGACCGCGACCGGAGCGCCCCGGACCCCTCGGGTCGGGGCGTTCTCCTCGCTGCGCTCGCGCAACTATCGCCTCTACGCCTCCGGCCAGCTCGTCTCGCTGGTCGGGCTGTGGATGGAGCGGGTCGCGCAGGACTGGCTGGTGCTCCAGCTGTCCGGCGGCGACCCGATCGCGCTGGGCGTGGCCACGGCGCTCCAGTTCGGCCCGGTGCTGGCGCTGTCCATGTGGGCCGGCGTGCTGGCGGACCGGCTGGACAAGCGGCTGCTGCTGATCGGCCTCCAGTCCGGCATGGCGGTGCTCGCGCTGGTCCTCGGCCTGGTCGACCTGTCCGGGGTCGCGCAGCTGTGGCACGTGTATTCGCTGTGCCTGGCGGGCGGCGTGCTGTCCGCCGTGGAGGCCCCGGTGCGGCAGTCGTTCGCGGTGGAGATGGTCGGCCGCGAGCAGGTCGCGAACGCGGTCGCGCTCAACTCGATGACGTTCAACGCCGCCCGGATGATCGGCCCCGCGGCGGCGGGCGGGCTGATCGTGGTGGTCGGCACCGGCTGGATCTTCCTGATCCGCGCGGCGAGCTTCGCGGGCGTGCTGGCCGGGCTGGCGCTGATGCGGGCCGCCGAGCTGCACCGGGGCGCGCCGGTGGCCAAGGCCGGGGGGCAGCTCGCCGAGGGGCTGCGCTACCTGCGCGGCAGGCCGGACCTGGTCGCGGTGATGCTCGTGGTGTTCCTGGTGGGCGTGTTCGGGCTGAACTTCCACGTGTCGCTGGCGCTGCTGGCCAGCGACACCTTCGACGGCGACGCCGACGCGTACGGGCTGCTCACCACGACCATGGCGGTGGGCACGCTGGCGGGCGCGGCGATGGCGGCCCGGCGGTCCGCGCCCGGTCCCCGGCTGCTGGTGGGCGGCGCGGCGGCGTTCGGGGTGCTGGAGCTGCTGTCCGGGCTGATGCCGACGGTGCTCACGGCCGCGCTCGCGCTGATCCCGGTCGGCGCGGCGATGATGACGTTCACGACCACCGCGAACTCGACCGTGCAGCTCGCCGTCGCGCCCGGGATGCGGGGGCGGGTGATGGGCGTTTACATGACGGTGTTCATGGGGAGCGCGCCGCTGAGCGGGCTGCTCACCGGGTGGGTGGCTGACCGGTTCGACGCCCGCGCGCCGCTGGTGCTGGGTGGTGCGGTGTCGGTGCTGGCGGCGGGGCTGGGGGCGCTCGTCCTGGCGCGGGCGAACCGGATGGGGGACACCTCTTCCCAAAGCAGTGAAGTTAGGCTAACCTAA